The DNA segment GCGGACCTGCTCGACCGCGTCGGTGACGAGCGAGTCGAGGTCGCCCCGGAGCTGCTCGACGTCGTCCTCGATTCCCTCTCGCTCCTTGATCGCCGCGACCTCCTCCTCGAGCGCCTGTAGCTGGGCGCCGAGCCGCTCGATCTCCTCGGGGTCGAGCTGTCCCGATTCCATCCGGCGGATCGCCTCGCGTTCCATCGTCTCGATCAGCAGCTCGATGACGGTCACGACGAGCGCGAGCAGCCCCGAGGCGCCGCCGTCGTCCTCGTCCTCGTCGAGCTCGATGTGTTTCATGACTCCTCCGAACCCCCCGCGTCGTCGGCCTCCCCGTCAGCGTCGCTTCCCTCATTGGCGTCGCCGTCCTCGGAGTCCTCGTCTCCAAGGAAGTCGCTCGCCTCGGCGTCGACGCTTCCCTCGTCGACCGGGGTCCGCGGATCGGGTCGCTTTCGCGGCGGGTTCTGCGGGGAGTCCGTCCCATCCTCGTTGCTCGCGCCGCCCTTGCTCGCCTCGATCCCGAGGTCGATCGTCTCGCCGTCCTCTCCCTCGAGGGGCTCGCGGCCGGAGGCCTGCTCGACCCGACGCATGTCGGTGCCGCTGGGGAAGGCGAGCCCGTACTTCGCGGCGGTCTCGAACGAGGCGATCGCCGCGCGGATCTCGATGCCGATCATCTCGGTCTCTCCGACGGTGATGGCGATGTCCGCGTTGATCACGATGCCCTTGTCGAGCACCATCTCCAGTACGTCTGCGAGGTCGGCCTGTTTGCGCGTGGGTTTCGCACTGCTTCCGTAGTCTCTACTCATTGTTTTCCACCTCGATCGCCTCGGATTCCTCGTCTGCGTCGGTCGTCTCGTCTTCGTCCTCGTCCGTCCGGTTCGTCGCCTCGGATCCGTTCTCGTCAGCGTCGGCCTTTCGTTTCTCCTTCGTGAACCGACGCCCGTAGATCCGCCGGGGGTTCTCCACCTTCGAGTACTTCACCTGCGCGGGTACCGTCGAGCGCCGCGTCGAGGCCGAGTCGGGGACCGGCCCCGGCGGCAGCGACGAGTACGCCGTCGGGTTCAGCGAGTCGGGCTGGCGGCCCGGCTGGCCGAGCTTCTGCTGGTTCAGCTCGTAGAGCCTGTGGAGCTTGTCGTGGGTCGAGAGCAGTACCGATCGGAACTTCTCGACGGCGGTCTTGATCTTGTCCTCGAGGAACGCCTGGCGCGCCTCGGCGTCGAACTGGACGTGTGCACCCTCGGTGCCGATCACGTTGTCGGTGTCGAGCAGCCCGTCGTCCTCCTCGTCGTCACCCAACAGACCGCCGTCGTCATCGTCCCCGACGAGACCGTCATCGCCGAGCAGGCCGCCGTCGTCCTCGCCCTCGTCGGAGGTGACGTCGTCGACCTCGTTCTCGAGCTGCTGTTTCTCCTCGCGAAGCTCCATGAGATCGACCGCGTCCCACAGCTCCCGGAGGTTGACCGCCTCGCGGACGGTGCTCAGTTCGATCGCGGTCTCGTCCTCGTCGAGCAGTCCCTCGGGGATGTCCTCGATGTCGACGTTCTCGCCGAGCTCCTCGAGGTCGATCGCCTCGGGTACCTCCTCGAAGTCGATCGTCTCGAGGACGTCCTGGGTCTCGTCGAGAACGTCCCACAGATCCTCCGCGAGTTCGATCAGATCGGTCTGGTCGTCGTCCTCGACGATCGCCCGTTTCAGGTCCGTGAGGAGCCTCCCGATCGTCTCGGAGTGCTCCGCGAGCTGTTCGACGTTCAGGCCGTCGTCGCTCATCGCTCTTCCTCCTCCGGCGTGAACCGGAGCTCGAGGACGCCGTGCTGGAACCGGCTCTCGACGTCGGCGACGGGCCAGGGGAGCTCGATCCGGTCGACCGACCGGTTCTCGACGCCGATGACGAGCTCGTTTCGGTCACGGTCGAGGCCGACGGTCAGCTCGTCGGCCTCCACCTCCGGGAGGTCGGCGACGACCAGCAGCTCCTCGTCCGCGTCGTCGTATCGGACGTCGACCAGATACGGCGACTCCTCCTCGGTTCGGTGCGTCGACCCCCCGTCCTCCTCGGACGACTCCGAGGAGCCGATCCGCCCCGAGAAGCCGTACTGGGTCGTGAAGTGTCCCTTCGGGATCCGTCCGGTGCCTTGGGCGCCGCTCCTACCCTCGCGTTCGGCGTCGACCAGCGAGTCGATCACGTGTCGAATCGCGCCGAACAGGCTGGTCTCTCGGTCGTCGTGTTCGTCGTGTTCGTCGTTCATTAGCCTTGTATCTCGATCGTCTTGTTTCGGAGTTGTTCGTGGGCCGCACGAGCGATCTCCATCTCCTCCTCGAGTTCGCGTCTGCGCTGTTCGTACTCCTCCTTCGAACGCTCTCCGAGTTCGTAGAGGAGCTGGTTCTCCTTCAGCTCGTCCTGGATCGCCTCGACGTCGTAGAGCTCGTTCATCGCGAGGGTGTGGAGCGCGTCGAGGATCGAGATGAACGGTTTGAACAGGAGGTCGTCGAGAATGAACATTATCTCTGGGCCCCGATCTCGATGTCCACGAAGTTGTACGGCGCCCATGGACCGGTGTACTGAACGAGCAGTTCCTCGTGGTCGTCCTCGAACTCCCCGACTGCGCGGTCGAACGCCTCGCGCTCGTCGCGGTCGATCAGGAACGAGCGGTTCACGATCAGCCGGTCGCTGAACAGGTCGTCGCTGGTTACGCTGATCGCGCGTTCGTCGAACCGTTCGGTCACCTCCTCGCGGATCGCCTCCTCGTCGACCTCGGCGCCCTCCTCGGTGAGCACCTTCAGACCGAGTTCGACGTCGTTCTCGACCTCCCGAAGCGCGCGGGTGAACGCGGGACGGGCCTCGCGCAGCACGCTCTTGAGGGTTCGGGCGTTCTTGAACGCCATTCCGTACTGCATCGGTACGACGGTCCGGCCGCCGTCGTACTGGAGCAACTGCTGGAGCACCTCGTCGTGCGCACGCGTGTTCTCGTCGGACTGCTCCGGTTCGACGGTGTCGATGTCGGTGACGAGCGCCGACAGGGTCTGGTAGCCGACGGTGTAGGCCCGCTCGGCCCCGTTCACGCCGTCGGTCTCGAACTCGACGTCCTCGCGTTCGATGACCCCGTAGGCGTATAGCGCAGTGTCTCCCATGCTGTGTTGTTCCCCCGCGTGTCCTGTAATACCTATCGGCTCGAAGTTATAAACAGTGGTGCGCTTGCAACTGCCTGCCGAACGATAAGGTACATGTGTGAGGCACCCCTTGACCCAGAGGGACAACAGTATGAGTCAAGCAAGACCCAGCACCTCAAGTCTGGCGGAAGTGCTCGACCGGATCCTGGACAAGGGTGCGGTCATCGACATCTGGGTACGCGTCTCGCTGGTGGGGATCGAGATCCTCACCGTCGAAGCCCGTGTCGTGATCGCGTCGGTCGACACCTTCCTCCACTACGCGAGGGAGATCTCGAAGATCGAGGCCGCCGAGGAGGAGGGCGACCTCGACGACCTCGAGGACATCGAGATCGAGGCCTCCGCCGAAGCCCAGTAGCCTGACGGGACCATCCGACGATGTCCGCCTCCGACGACGAACAGTGTAAGGCGCTCACCGCGGACGGTGAGCGGTGTACGCGACCCGCTCAAAGCGACGGCTACTGCTATCAGCACGACTCGGACGACGAGACGATCGAGGGGGGCGAGGAGACCGAAGAAGACACAACGGACGCGGGTGAAGACCAGGAAACAGATATGGCAGACGACGAAACCAACATCGACGACACTGAGATCGGTCAGATCCGAAACAAAGTCCGAAACATCGCTGAAGACGTGGTCGGCTATCCCCTCAGCGGGATCCTCGCCATCGACCGCGAAGACGACGGCTGGCGCGTCGCCGTCGAGGTGATCGAACGAAGCAGCGTCCCGGACACGCAGGACATCCTCGGCCGCTACGAGATCACGCTGGACGAGGATCGGACGGTCACCGGCTATCGGCGGACCCACAGATACCGGCGCGACGACATGGAACAGGACATCTAGCTCCTGTCACACGGTCGGATGTTCTTTAACGCCTCGGGGCCTGAGAGACGTCTATGAGCGAGAGTGAGAAAGTCAACGTCCCGTGGATCGACGAGCCGGTCGAGCTCTCGGAGGCGGTAGAGATGATCGCGCAGGCCGACGAGGACGACGAGGACGCGATACAGGACCTCGCGGCTCGCGTCGACCGTCTCGAACGTCGAATCGCCACGCTGGAGGACGGTAGCTCGATCGAATGCCCCTCCTGTGACAGCGAGGACGCGGTGTACAAGGCCGGCGTCGGTGCCGCGATACTCGCGAGCTTGGACGCCCTCAGCGACGCGAATGCGGACGCGCTCAACAGGGACTCGCACGTCTGTATCGACTGTCGAAAGTCGTTCACTCCCGCGTTCGACTGACCGGAACCTCCTGCAAGCACCCTTTTTAAGTGAGTCCGTTGATACGGGAGAGTGATGGGTGAGGAATCGACAACCGATAACGAGGATGGTACCGGTGTGCGCGTATTACTTCCCGATGGCGGTGAACCCGAGGACGACGACGAGGCGGGTGGGGGCGACGAAGCGGACGAGAACGGCGACGGTGGGAATGACGGAGACGGCGAAGTAGAAACGCCCGAAGAAAACGACGAGGAAGAAGAGTCCGAAACTGACGGGGAGGACGAACCGGAGGGCGATGGAGAGGACGACGAAGCTGAGGACGAAGCGGACGGGGAAAATGGAGAAGCCGAAGGCGAAGGTGAAGCGTCAGAAGAGGACGACGGGAACGGGGAGGACGAACCGGAGACACACGAGCTGACGGTAACCGTCGAGAACGAGGATGGCGAGCCCGTTCCGGGGGCACCCCTTACGGTAGAGAGCAAGGACATGGGCCTCATCGAGGGGTTTCTCGACGAGGCCGAAGACGCAGAAACGGACGACAGCGGCGAAGCCTCCTTCGAGTTGGAGAACGCCGAATACAGCGTCCAAACCGAAATCGACGACGAGCAGGCCGAAGAGCGGGTCGATATCGACGGTGACGACGAGGAGGTCACGCTCTCTCTCGACGTCGAAGAGGGTGAAGGAGAAGAAGACGAAGAGGGGGACGAGGGTGGAGAGGAAGAAGGCGAAGAGGAAGCGGAGGATGAAGGTGACCAAGAGGCGGATGGAGAAGAAGGAGAAGCCGACGAAGAGACGTACGAGCTAACGGTAACCGTCGAGAACGACCAGGGCGAGTACATTCAGGGAGCCACCGTCACGGTCGAGGACAAGGACGGCGACGCGTTCGAATCGGGTGAACGGCAGGATACCGGGACCGACGGCGAGGCCACCTTCCTCCTTGAAAACGGCGACTACGCCGTCGAGGTCGACGCCGACGAGGGGAGCGCCGAAGAGCAGTTCACCCTCGAGGACGACGAGGAGATCACGCTCACCGTCGTTCCGGACGAGGAGACGTACGATCTGATGGTGACCGTCCAGAACGCCGAGGGCGACCCCGTCCCAGGGGCCTCGATCACGGTCGAAAGCGGGGACAAGGGCGTCATCGAGGGCTTTCGTGGGCAGCCCTCCGAGGCCGAAACCGACGATAGCGGTCAGAGTTCCTTCGAGTTAGCGGAGGGCCAGTACAGGGTCACGGTCGAGGCCGACAACGAAACGAACGACCAAGCAGTCGAGATCGAGGGCGGGGACGAAGAGGCCACGCTCACCCTCGACGTCGAGCAGGAAGAAGAGGAAGAGGAGGAGGAGGGCCGGAAAGGTCCGAAGGAGGCCGAGGGCGAGGTCGACGAGGACGAATCCGCAAGCCACGGGACCGACCGTGGGTCGACAGTGCTGTATCTCGATCTCGAAGGACTGTTTCTCGACCTCCTCGGACTCGAGGTCGATCTCCACGAGGTCGTGCTGGACATCCGAGCGATCACCGGACCGGGGAACCTGCTCGGGAACCTGCTGTCGGCGGTCGCGGGGCTGTTGGACCCGCTGTCAGGGCTGCTCAATCGCCTGCTCAACTCCGTCCTGAACCTGTTGAGCTACATCACCTCGCCGCTCAAGTGGCTCTGGAACCAGATCAAAAAGCCGTTCAAGTGGCTGCGCAGCCTCGGAACCCGTATCGCGAACACGCTTTCAGCCCCGATCAGCGCGCTACGCAGTGCTGCGAGCCGGGTCTGGGACGTAGTGACCTCGCCGATCAGCGCGCTTCGAAGCGCGTTGGGTCGGGTCTGGGGCGTCCTGAGCTCGCCGATCAGTGCACTTCGGAACGCGCTGGGTCGGGTCCGAAACGCGTTGACCTCGCCGATCAGCTGGCTGAAAAGCGTCGGGAGTCGCGTTCGGGACGCCCTGGGAGTGCCGGCCGACGGGCTGCGTGCCGTCGTGAATCGCCTCGGGAACTCCGTGGAAAAAGCGATCGCCCGACTGCGTGGTCTGATCGGCGGAGGCGCTGAAGACGAAGGGGAAGCAGACGACGAGAACGGTCTGCTGAGCGGCATCGTCGGCAGTATCTCGGATCGAGTAAGCAGCGTCTCCGAATGGGCGAGCAGCATCGGAGACAGGATCTCGAACCGGATGAGTGACGTCGCAACCAGAATTTCGAACTGGGTACGCAACGTAGCAAGCAGGATCTCGAACTGGATACGCAACGTCCTGAACTGGCTGACCGACCCGGTTAGTATGCTGCTCTCGTCCATCCCGGTCGAGGAGATGCTCAACGAACTGATCAAGCAACTAGTCGGCGAGTCGGAGGGCGATGAGCCGACCAACGACGAGTCGAACGGAACGGAGACCGAAGCAGCCGAGTGAGTCGTCTCATGAGAGGATCCCTTCGACTGCTTCGATTGGCGGACGGGCTACAGTCCGGTCCGACGGATTCGCCACTGCGGATCGACGACGAGGTCTGCGACGGTATAGACTACGAACGCACGCGGCTGTAGAACCTACGAGAACACCATGAGTGATAACGGAAACGACAACGGTAACGGTACTGACAAC comes from the Halalkalicoccus sp. CG83 genome and includes:
- the gvpJ gene encoding gas vesicle protein GvpJ; the protein is MSRDYGSSAKPTRKQADLADVLEMVLDKGIVINADIAITVGETEMIGIEIRAAIASFETAAKYGLAFPSGTDMRRVEQASGREPLEGEDGETIDLGIEASKGGASNEDGTDSPQNPPRKRPDPRTPVDEGSVDAEASDFLGDEDSEDGDANEGSDADGEADDAGGSEES
- a CDS encoding GvpL/GvpF family gas vesicle protein; amino-acid sequence: MGDTALYAYGVIEREDVEFETDGVNGAERAYTVGYQTLSALVTDIDTVEPEQSDENTRAHDEVLQQLLQYDGGRTVVPMQYGMAFKNARTLKSVLREARPAFTRALREVENDVELGLKVLTEEGAEVDEEAIREEVTERFDERAISVTSDDLFSDRLIVNRSFLIDRDEREAFDRAVGEFEDDHEELLVQYTGPWAPYNFVDIEIGAQR
- the gvpG gene encoding gas vesicle protein GvpG produces the protein MFILDDLLFKPFISILDALHTLAMNELYDVEAIQDELKENQLLYELGERSKEEYEQRRRELEEEMEIARAAHEQLRNKTIEIQG
- the gvpA gene encoding gas vesicle protein GvpA, translating into MSQARPSTSSLAEVLDRILDKGAVIDIWVRVSLVGIEILTVEARVVIASVDTFLHYAREISKIEAAEEEGDLDDLEDIEIEASAEAQ
- the gvpO gene encoding gas vesicle protein GvpO, halophile-type, encoding MSASDDEQCKALTADGERCTRPAQSDGYCYQHDSDDETIEGGEETEEDTTDAGEDQETDMADDETNIDDTEIGQIRNKVRNIAEDVVGYPLSGILAIDREDDGWRVAVEVIERSSVPDTQDILGRYEITLDEDRTVTGYRRTHRYRRDDMEQDI
- a CDS encoding gas vesicle protein K; the protein is MKHIELDEDEDDGGASGLLALVVTVIELLIETMEREAIRRMESGQLDPEEIERLGAQLQALEEEVAAIKEREGIEDDVEQLRGDLDSLVTDAVEQVRDQELPE
- a CDS encoding carboxypeptidase regulatory-like domain-containing protein; this encodes MGEESTTDNEDGTGVRVLLPDGGEPEDDDEAGGGDEADENGDGGNDGDGEVETPEENDEEEESETDGEDEPEGDGEDDEAEDEADGENGEAEGEGEASEEDDGNGEDEPETHELTVTVENEDGEPVPGAPLTVESKDMGLIEGFLDEAEDAETDDSGEASFELENAEYSVQTEIDDEQAEERVDIDGDDEEVTLSLDVEEGEGEEDEEGDEGGEEEGEEEAEDEGDQEADGEEGEADEETYELTVTVENDQGEYIQGATVTVEDKDGDAFESGERQDTGTDGEATFLLENGDYAVEVDADEGSAEEQFTLEDDEEITLTVVPDEETYDLMVTVQNAEGDPVPGASITVESGDKGVIEGFRGQPSEAETDDSGQSSFELAEGQYRVTVEADNETNDQAVEIEGGDEEATLTLDVEQEEEEEEEEGRKGPKEAEGEVDEDESASHGTDRGSTVLYLDLEGLFLDLLGLEVDLHEVVLDIRAITGPGNLLGNLLSAVAGLLDPLSGLLNRLLNSVLNLLSYITSPLKWLWNQIKKPFKWLRSLGTRIANTLSAPISALRSAASRVWDVVTSPISALRSALGRVWGVLSSPISALRNALGRVRNALTSPISWLKSVGSRVRDALGVPADGLRAVVNRLGNSVEKAIARLRGLIGGGAEDEGEADDENGLLSGIVGSISDRVSSVSEWASSIGDRISNRMSDVATRISNWVRNVASRISNWIRNVLNWLTDPVSMLLSSIPVEEMLNELIKQLVGESEGDEPTNDESNGTETEAAE
- the gvpH gene encoding gas vesicle protein GvpH is translated as MNDEHDEHDDRETSLFGAIRHVIDSLVDAEREGRSGAQGTGRIPKGHFTTQYGFSGRIGSSESSEEDGGSTHRTEEESPYLVDVRYDDADEELLVVADLPEVEADELTVGLDRDRNELVIGVENRSVDRIELPWPVADVESRFQHGVLELRFTPEEEER